Below is a window of Streptomyces qaidamensis DNA.
GGCGAGAACGGCTTGAGCGCCACAGCCTCGGCTGGGTCTGCGCCTGGGAAGACGACTCACTGATCGGCTTCGTCAACGTCGCCTGGGACGGCGGGGTTCACGCCTTCATCCTGGACACGGTGGTCGCCCGGCACCGTCGCGCGGAAGGCGTAGGTGCCGCGCTGGTCGCAACCGCGGCTCGCGAGGCCCGGGCCGCGAAGTGTG
It encodes the following:
- a CDS encoding GNAT family N-acetyltransferase; translated protein: MTIAYEWRADFDNAALDALHADGFGHPLARTDWRERLERHSLGWVCAWEDDSLIGFVNVAWDGGVHAFILDTVVARHRRAEGVGAALVATAAREARAAKCAWLHVDFEEHLRPFYFDACGFKETTAGLIGL